The Manihot esculenta cultivar AM560-2 chromosome 17, M.esculenta_v8, whole genome shotgun sequence genome contains the following window.
atacGTGAATTTCATTTGTgttatatgtttatgttttcttTGAATTGAATTCGAATTCTCTTTTTAAAAGTAGATTGTGACTTATTGTTGCCcacaatttttaatttgaataatttttatttaaatctgttttataaaaaatttaaaatataaattaatgaatCTTACGAAATTTTTATGTGGAAACCtatcaaatcaaaattaaaaaagctTTTTCCATAAATGTTAAATTTAGAGAAATTGtagatatattaattataaatttatttaaatgattaaattaatttataaattaaaatgattaattaatttaatattataattcaaaccacttatatttatttttttttatattatgattttaaCGTGAAATTGTCTTTGCATGAATTAAAGGTGGTATTAATTAATGACTGCGTCAGCCAAATGTGAAAGGGATTATTTGCACCAAAAATTCAACAATCCTCAAACTCAGCAGTGGAttaaattttggattttttccCCCATTCATAGAACGAGTTAGACCAAAGCAAAAGCAAAATcctaataatttttatcttcGTATCTATGATTTTGTCTCTATTCACACTTCTACTTCTGAAGGCTGAAGCAGTCTTAGCAGAACAGCtcatcaaatataattttaatttcaatcacTTTATATGAAATTTCATTCAAACATCATAAATTCAacttttatattcttttttatttcactttattattttttaaacagtAACCACTTGAATCGCTTCTATATAgtaaaactattaaattattaattcaatgATAATACacgattaatttttaaaaaattaaataattattttataaaaaattattaaatagacCTGATCCACCATAAATCTAACAGAATAATTGTTTCTTTTGCATACAGAATCTATTAGTTCATCCCATTTGGCGATCTGGGCTTGGGCGTAGCCCATTTCAAATTGAGCCTAACAGCATAAAGATCTTATATCTTCTATCAAATTTGcaaaaattttctaaattattacCTGCAAGTTCCATACCAAAGATGCATTTTGTGCATTTCTATAAAAATGGATTGCCATTGCTTGTAAATTGCTTACATGGAATCATCACTTTATATAATTTATCCAATATATTCCTAAGAAGTAAGAACATATTCATTTTCTCACCCTTCATTGCCTTGAAAAGTAGCAGAAAATTGGCTATGATATATAAAACCTGCACTATTTTTACAttgcctcaaagctttcctGCAACAATTTTGCTTGCATTTGCAGGCCTGCGTCCCTCAATGCATTATAAGCAGACTGATAAAGCCTCCCATCTAACTGTGTACCTTCTATTTTCATGTTCCGAAGAAGCCTCAACACCTCGTCGATTCGCCCAATTTTCGAGAAAACTCCTACCATTATTCCTGCCATTGCTCTATCAATCGTGCCTCCATTGATTCTGTACTCATTGTAGTATCTCACACACGTGTCAAACTCTTTTGCCTTGTTGTAGGCATTAATAACACTAGTATAACTTACCTTATCTGGTGCTACTTTCCTTCTCTTCATTTCCTTCCACAGCTTCTCAATCTGTCTCAAGTTCTTGACTCTTCCATGCATATCCAGCAGAGAATTGTATATCCACACATTTGGTTCGCACCCATGTACTTTCATTTTCGCCACGAGCCTCATTGCATCTCTGAGCCTCCCTGTCTTCCCATACATTGAAATTATACTAGAATATGCAACCACACATCTGTCAAACCCTTTTTTCTGCATCTCCATGAACACCATTTCTGCTTTAGAATACAACCCGGTTCGACAATATGCGTTTATAATCGAAGCATAGGTCACCTGTCCTGGTTCACAGTTATCAGATTTCAACTCCTCATAAATCCTCACTGAAGCGTGGAACCCTCTCCTTCTAGCAAAGCCATTGATAATTGCACAGAAAATGCAATCAGATACCCTCATTTTTACACGCTTCATCACCTCAATAACCTCAAGAGTCTTCTCCATTAGCCCTTCTTCCACATACATCAAGACAAGTTTCAAGAAAATTTCAGGATCCCtcaacattttcttttcttcagcTTCTTTGAATATCTCTTCTGCTATGTTTATCTCTCGAATGCTTGCAAATGAACAGATCAAAGAAGAGTAAATTTTAGAGTCCCCTAAAATCCCTTTCTTTCTCATGTCTCCGAAGTATTCAAGAGCTTCAAAAGCTCTGCCCGATCTCCCTAAAGTTTCACACAATACCCTAAAAATTTGGATCAAAACTGGCCTTGAATGTTCCAATTTTCTACTCTCAAATTCATGAAACAATGCAAGAACTTTCTCTGTATCACCAATTTTCTGGTATGCCTTCATTATCTGGTAATAACTCCCAGAGTCCATAGAAATTCCTGTCAATTTCATTTTCTCGTAAACAAAAATTGTTCTGCCATACATATGTAGCTTATTATAGCCTCGCATGGCGGAATCAAAAGCGAAGACAGCAATTTCACCATAAGATTTGAAAATTTCCAACAAAGTCTCCACAATTCTGAATTTTCTAGCTTTGACGCAACTACTAACAAGTATTGAACAAGTATGACTATCAGGCAACGAATTGTACTTGACGAAATCATCAGAAACTGATAAAATGAAACCCCAGTTCTTTGATCTTATCAAGTACCTCATTAGAAGCTTAAGCATTGATTTTTCTGGCTTAAATTCTTGCCTTTCTGTTGCTTTCTTGTAGTATTCATATGCTAAGTGTTCAGTTCGTGGATCCTGCAGAACCCCACATAAGAAGTCGTTTAAATTCTCCGAGTCGGGTTCTTGAGAATCTTGAACACTCGAGTCCCATTGAACCACAGGAAAATTTGCACTGGAAGGCTCCTCCAAGATTGGAGATGGGCAACTGGAAGAGTTGACATGAAAAAGAGGGAAATTGGAGGAGCATGTGGGGGAGAGAAACGAAAGGGTCTTCCATGAAGGAGAGAAGATGATGATGTGGTGGGGGTTTCTGCAAGAATTAATGGAAGCTACTGACCAGTCTGGAGATCTGGAAATGGCCATTGGAAATGAAGTTGCATGATGGGCATCGGGTATATGTTTGTGCTGGACATTCAACCATACACTTGGGCGACACTCGAACACAGACACAACTTATCCCTAGTGGATTTTTGCCATGCATGCTGGGATCACTAGAGCCACTAATAGCTTGGCATGTGGAAGCCTTGTGGACATAAAGATAATCTTATACTCAAGAATGCCACGTCTcctgttataattttttttactgtttttttaaatttattatttaacttttaaatattattattattattatcgaaTCAACtttacaattttaataaatttataaaaatattcttatctttctttgtcaataaataattttctcatttaactttacttatttttattattaaaaatacagtaaaaaaattaaattacttctttttttattttattttatttttttttctttttttaaaaaaaatgagaaaaaattatttaattagcagaagaaaaaaatcaaaaacattttaataaatttttaaaaatataaaaattgatttattaataaaaaaattattaaatgtaaaattaaattttaaaaatacttttaataaaaaaatgataatgaaTATTTCGTTATCacggagaaaaataaaaatgttttaataaagAATCTCTCACTATGCTCAAACAGCCCAATTTCATTAACTAGATTTCCATGGGCTACAAGCTGGCCCAAAAGGGAACTGGAAAGTGAAAAGAAAGAAGCTATACAGTTCGATGGCAGAAAAACAGAGACACAGCTAAAGCATTAAGCAAGCTCCCTCTTTCGCCGTCTGCCAATccactttcttcttcttcattttctcataTTCCGAAATCATGCTGCTCCCTGGATGTTGTTGTTTAAATTTGTTTACCCAAATCCTCACTTCTCTGAAGTTGTTCATCTGTTTATTGTGACTTGTTCTACTACCGTTCCCTCTTACGGTTCTCTGTTTGCTTTCTCGGAACAAAAACCTGAGGATAAAAATGATGTTAGAGATACTTAGTTACGTTGATAAGACATATGAAACTCTTATGGGTGGCTCTATTTATATGAACAAACTAGAAAGCCTCGATCAACTTGGTTTAGAATTGCTCTGTTGTATTGTTGTGGTTAACGTCTCCTCTCAGGACAGCCATTTTTCTTCAATATTGCTGTCTGATGGTTATGGTGATTAAAAAAAGGATAGCTTGTGTTTCCTGAAAGAAATATAGCAGTAAGTTAAGATTTTGAAGTGCTTGACAGATGAACTTTGCAATGCATAAATCCAGTAAAGCATGGTGAAGCAGAACATGAAGCTCTTGCAGAAGTACACACTGGTAGTAGCTATAGAGaaaatttatcttaaattatGAGATTTCTTAAATTGCCAAACTGACGCTGatcttgtttatttatttatttattttccttttggaaaagaaaagaaaaaaagggaaagaaagGAATAATCATTTACTTTAATGAGCTTTTCTAATTGTATTTGACAAAGCAtcatgatttttatttaataaattgttTCTTTATATTGTtcatgaaccaaaacctaacatttgcaaGCAAATTAAACCTGTGATTCTAATAAAAGATTAGGGATTAAGATGATATTAATTAAAGTGAGAGCCAgcatgattattgaattattttaatttatttttaaaatgattgaCTAAATAAATAATGGGTTTCAAGTTCATCTAATAATAACAACATTGGATTAGTTTCTTAAGTACACCATGATTGAGATTAGTTATCATTCATAAACAATGCTTAATTTGTCAATgtcaaattaaaaacaaaacaaaataaggaaaaaaaataataaatggaaaataagttaattaataatttttttataaaataattataagtttAATTTTACGTTATTTTGTTTGCTCCAGAAAAGTCAAAAGCCACATGgtattgaaaattattatttgattggtAGATGAGTAGACTAGATAAATATCATGGTGGTATCATCAAATTCTcccaattttattttgtttttaagcAGCAAATGGGAATAATATGttgcttaattttaaaattcaacaatttagtttacatattttaattcaattaaattgaaattttctttattaatatttaagaatgtttttaaatataaaaatttttcaagCAGCGAATAGAAACAAAATGAGgttaactcttttttttttaattaaccaTTTTCTTATTTCCCCATGTAAACAGAATATGAAAATATGTCAACTTTTAGCCTCAAATGAATCCACCCATTTCCTAGAGCCcttgtattttttttctttaaaatgagatttaaaaaaaaaaatcatttgttGACTATAACAAACAATCAAATGTTGATAAATTAGAACAATGACAGATCTTATAATTTACTGTCTCTAAGCGGAAATTTAGCCATCAAATTTGATGTTTGCTCATATTCTAGATATATTGAAATTAATGTTGCAAAtaatgaaaaaacaaaaaaaaaaaagaaggcaaTTTTGGATTCTTAAATTTCGTTTGTGTGCGTAAATATAAGAAATGGAAGAGCCGTAATTGGAAAATTGTTATGCAGATATGACTATTTCTGCAAATGTCATATGGTGTGCTAAggattatttttgaaaattaagaaCAATCTTAAAACCCTTTACTGGGTTATGCCCATTgctcaattttcttttcttttttttttttttaaaaaaaaaagaaagaaaatcatgaagcATTAAAAATATGATGTCTGTTCCCAAATGTATCAAGACATGGCAGTGAAgacagaagaaaaggaagggagTGTTTGTAGGTAAAATTAACTGAAAATTCATGTAAAAAGGCAAGAAGACAGAAATAGTGAAGATCAATGTCATGTCTGGTGGGTGACACATGCACTGCACAATCATCTAACAAATCCATTATTACCTTTTTTATCTTActctaatttatatttaattattataatttttataaatttaagtgttaaatacattaattttattttaattgaattaatttcaattaatataCGTATACCGAGGAGCATGCATGTATGTTTTTTACCACCTCTAAACATCTCCATCACATGAATCTTCATCATTTTTCCTCTTCTCAATCTTAATATGTATTTCGAAATGCAcccattttataaattaaagagctaaaattaaattaaattaaatcaggtGAAGTGATGATGATTCAAGAGAATATATAgtccttttatttaattttaatatatttttaatttaaagaatCTTAATTAGTAGCTAGCTGGACATAAGGACAGATATTCTTCAATCATCTTGGCCTTCTCATCGTCCTTtaattccctttttcttttatttaaaaaaaagcttGGAGAATTTTGCTTTTATTTCATGGAATTTGTTCTTAAGTTTAAATTTCAAAAGCACgtagaaataaataatattactgAATGTAAAATAAGCCATGGTTGAGTAATTTAATTtcctaaaataaattcataataattatttttttattaatattaatctatGGAAAGTGCAGCAGAATTGGTTGATTTATATAGCCGCCTTATCATCAAGCCAAGACCAATTTCTCAGAGTCAAATTTTCTCTGCTTCctctcttcttcctcctcctcctatcTCTATAAATCTCACAATTTAACCAATCCCTCACCGGCAAAATCCAATTCGCCCTCGTCTCAATGGAAATGGAGGTGGTGGTGCCAGTGCCGCCGGTGGACTTCAACTTTGATAGTACTTGTTCTTCCCCTTACATGACTGCTCCTTCTAGTCCTCAGAGATTCGGCAACCTCTTCAGTGCTCCCACTAGCCCTTCTCGTGTTTCCACTTTCTACCGTGAGCTTAATGATGCTTCTCTTGCCACCAATTCATCTTCTTCCGTTCCTTTTGATTGGGAAGAGAAGCCTGGAACACCCAAATCAAGAAATGGAAGTCGGGGAGGCAATTACAGCAGCAAGAATGATCATAGTCTTGAagattttgatgatgatgatggtgaTGATGATTTTGAGTTCAGTTTTAGTGGTCAGTTAGATAGGACTTCTTTATCTGCTGATGAGCTCTTCGATGGAGGCAAGATCCGGCCATTGAAGCCACCGCCTGGTTATGATTCTTCAGTATCTACTGTTTCTTCTCCCAGGTCACCAAGATCAAGAACTTCACAGAAAAAAGATTTTGACCCATTTCAAGCTGCCATGGAAGAGACGAGAAGAAAGGAATCAAAACAGCAACAACATCgagaaaaacaaaaacaacaGCAGCGTGGAAGAGAAAGAAGCATCTCTAGTTCTTCTTCTGCTAAGTCTTCAAATTATAAACACAAAGGAAGCAGATCTTTGTCTCCTTTAAGAGTCTCGGACGATCTCATGCTCGATCAAGAGGAGAATTCCCAGGATGAAAAAGTTTCAGCTCCGACAAGCAGCAATCCAAAATCCTCCTTCACCACTTCATATGCATCCTCTTTCTTGTCAGCTCTATCATTTTCATC
Protein-coding sequences here:
- the LOC110605649 gene encoding pentatricopeptide repeat-containing protein At5g13770, chloroplastic, with the protein product MAISRSPDWSVASINSCRNPHHIIIFSPSWKTLSFLSPTCSSNFPLFHVNSSSCPSPILEEPSSANFPVVQWDSSVQDSQEPDSENLNDFLCGVLQDPRTEHLAYEYYKKATERQEFKPEKSMLKLLMRYLIRSKNWGFILSVSDDFVKYNSLPDSHTCSILVSSCVKARKFRIVETLLEIFKSYGEIAVFAFDSAMRGYNKLHMYGRTIFVYEKMKLTGISMDSGSYYQIMKAYQKIGDTEKVLALFHEFESRKLEHSRPVLIQIFRVLCETLGRSGRAFEALEYFGDMRKKGILGDSKIYSSLICSFASIREINIAEEIFKEAEEKKMLRDPEIFLKLVLMYVEEGLMEKTLEVIEVMKRVKMRVSDCIFCAIINGFARRRGFHASVRIYEELKSDNCEPGQVTYASIINAYCRTGLYSKAEMVFMEMQKKGFDRCVVAYSSIISMYGKTGRLRDAMRLVAKMKVHGCEPNVWIYNSLLDMHGRVKNLRQIEKLWKEMKRRKVAPDKVSYTSVINAYNKAKEFDTCVRYYNEYRINGGTIDRAMAGIMVGVFSKIGRIDEVLRLLRNMKIEGTQLDGRLYQSAYNALRDAGLQMQAKLLQESFEAM
- the LOC110604489 gene encoding uncharacterized protein LOC110604489 — its product is MEMEVVVPVPPVDFNFDSTCSSPYMTAPSSPQRFGNLFSAPTSPSRVSTFYRELNDASLATNSSSSVPFDWEEKPGTPKSRNGSRGGNYSSKNDHSLEDFDDDDGDDDFEFSFSGQLDRTSLSADELFDGGKIRPLKPPPGYDSSVSTVSSPRSPRSRTSQKKDFDPFQAAMEETRRKESKQQQHREKQKQQQRGRERSISSSSSAKSSNYKHKGSRSLSPLRVSDDLMLDQEENSQDEKVSAPTSSNPKSSFTTSYASSFLSALSFSSKGYKKWKLKDFLLFRSASEGRATGKDPLTKYSVLSKRDIAEDVKNCSFRSTDSSVGGSSRRRAPVSAHELHYTVNRAVSEEMKRKTFLPYKHGLLGCLGFNPGLHEITRGVGSLTRG